A segment of the Deltaproteobacteria bacterium genome:
TCTCGCTCACAATGCTTTATGAAAGCGATCCTACTTGTCGGCACCGGCGGTTTTCTCGGTTCGGTCCTGCGTTACTTGTGCGCCGCTTGGGTATTTCGGATCTTTGACAAACCTTGGTTCCCGGTTGGTACGTTAGCGGTCAATTTGCTCGGCTGTTTAGTCATCGGTTTGCTCGGCGGTCTGGCTGAGCAGCGCCGTCTGTTCGACCAAGAAGTTCGCTTGTTTGTTTTCGTCGGCATTCTTGGCGGGTTTACGACGTTTTCAGCCTTCGCATACGAAACCTCGATATTGCTGCGCGACACCCGTCCGCTCGCGGCTTGGCTGAACGTCGGCCTGCAAGTTTTCCTCGGCTTGTTCATGGTGTGGCTGGGCGGCTGGCTGTCGCGCCTGGTGCCGACGGCATAGCGATTTTTTTCATTTCTTCCACCGGCTAAGCGGTTGACTCATTAGTTTTTCAATCTTTTCTGGAACCTTGCTCGGCCTTAGACCGTCTAAGGTTTCTAGGGAGGTGCTACGTGAGGAGAAAATTGGGGGGGAAACCGAAATCGAACGATAATCATCAGCGTCAGCCGTTTTGGACCATGGCGGTCAATCCGCCGCGGGCGCCAATGGAAGAGAAGGTCCTGGCGATTTTCCAACCGGATGTGCTGATCGAAAGTCAGTATCAATCAACTCAGACGCGCCAGTTGCCGATGGACCCGGAGCGGGTGCTGATGCTGGCGGTACTACGTGACGCCGTGAGCTGTTTCCAGGATCACGTCATCGCGCGTAACAAACCCAAGCAATCGCTGCACCGTGAAGCCGAGGAGTGGATCTTAGATCGCGACTGTTCGCATTTGTTCTCCTTTGAGAATCTTTGCGAGTCTCTTGGTTACGATCCGGACTACATGCGTGCCGGGTTGTGCCGCTGGAAGGAAGCGGTGTTGGGTCGGCCGGGCATGAAACAACAAATGAATCCTTTAGCCGGTTAGCAACTAAGCAGTTAATCCGCCACGCTATTGGTTTTCTCCGCCAGGTTAGGAACGTTTCGGTCGCCGACTACGTCTAACCTGCGCGGAGGAAAACATGGAAACTCAAACATTTCAGCGAAATCCTAAACGGTCGACCATCGCGGTGGTGAGTGCACTTTCGCTCATCGCCGGTATGGGTATCACCAGCGTCGTTGAGCGACACTATTCGGGCGTGGCGCCGGTCAACGCGGCGAGTTACGCCGCGCCCAGCGCGATGCCGCAAAGTCTCCCCGACTTCGCCAGCTTGGCGAAACGACTCGGCCCATCGGTGGTCAACGTCGCCACCACTCAAGTACGACAAGCGGCCCGATCGGGTCTCCGGTCTGGCGACGACCAGATGGGAGAATTTTTCAGCGCTTTTTCGGCCAGCCGGCGCCGCGCGGACCGCAACGCCAAGGCGGCCAGGGCTCCGGTTTTATCATCGATAACAACGGCACGATCCTGACCAATTATCACGTCGTCGACGGCGCGCAGAAAATCGTCGTCACTTTAGCCGACGGCAAGAACTACGATGCGACAGTGGTCGGCAAAGATCAGAAGAGCGATCTCGCGGTGATCAAGATCGACGCCGGCAGAGAATTACCGGCGGTCGCACTCGGCGACTCGGACCGTTTGGAAGTCGGTGAATGGGTGATGGCGATCGGCAATCCCTTTGGCCTCGATCACACCGTGACATCCGGCATCGTCAGCGCCAAAGGGCGAAACATCGGCTCGGGTCCGTACGATAACTTTATTCAGACCGATGCCTCGATCAATCCCGGCAACTCCGGCGGTCCGCTGATCAACTTGCGCGGTGAGGTGGTCGGCATCAACACGGCGATCTACAGTCAGTCGGGCGGCAACATTGGCATCGGCTTCGCGATCCCGGCCAATTCGGTCAAAGAACTTCTGCCTCAACTGCGCAGCAGCGGCAAAGTGGTGCGCGGTTATCTCGGCACCTCGGTGCAAAAGGTGACGCTGGAAATCGCCGAGTCCTTCGGCATGAAACAAGCCCGCGGCGCCTTGGTGGCGGAAGTTTTGAAAGGGAGTCCAGCCGAGCGCGCGGCGGTCAAAGCTGGCGATATCATCGTCGAGTTCGACCGCAAAGAAATCAAAGACTCGTCCGACCTGCCGATTCAAGTTGCCCGGGTGGCGCCCGGCACGACGGTGCAAGTGCGCGTGCTGCGCGATGGCAAAGAAATAAGTTTGCCGCTGACCGTGGGCGAGATGAAGGACAATGAAGTTGTCACGTCGGTTCAAGAAGGGGGTCTCGGTCTAACCGTCCAGCCGCTCACGCCGCAACTAGCCGAGAATCTCGGCTTGGAACGGGCCGAAGGTTTGGTCATCACCGCGGTGAAGCCCGGCAGCGCCGCCGAAGAGGCAGGACTCAAAACCGGCGACGTGATCAGCGAAATTAATCGTCAACCGATTAAATCCTTGGCCGATTACAACCGCGAGCTGGCGCGCAACGATAAGGCGAAATCACTGCTGTTGTTGGTCCGGCGCGGCGAGAGCAGTCTGTTTCTCGCTCTTAAGCGCTAATATTTCCGACCGGCGAATTACTAACGCGCAGCTTCCTCTTCTAGGGGGCTGCGCGTTTTTTTTCCGGAAGCGAGTCTGCTGGGTGATTCAGGTCCGATCTCCCGAACGATTGAGTGGCCTCGCAGAATCGTCTAATATCCGCCCTTGCTTAAGGTTCTAAAAATTTGAGGAGCGGTTCATGACGATGGGTCCATGCCAGCGAGTGCTAACAACCAGGAAAAAAGTATTTTGCGCGGCGTTCATGCGCATATTAATTTTCGCCAGCTTGTTATTGGGCGGGAGCCAAATCGCCGAGGCCAATCCTTACCTCGCACGATCTGGCGAGCGGCCGGTGCCTCTGCGCATCGCCACCTGCGCCGTGTCCGGCGGTTTTGCGCATCTCTACACCGCGCTAGAAAATAATCTTTTCGACAAGTACGGTTTCAAGATCGAGCATGTGTTTATCCGCGGCAGCACCTCGGCGCTGGCGGCATTGTACGCCGATGAGATTCAGTTTCTGTACTGCGCCGCCGATGCTACTTTGCCGGCGCTGGCGGCTGGATTGGATGTTAAATTAGTCGCCGCGCCATTGGTCAAACTGCCCTACGTGTTGGTCACGCGTAAAGAGATTCGCCGCGTCGAGGATCTCAAAGGCAAAGCCTTGGGCGTCGCCCGCGCCGGCGATTTGAGCGACCGGCTGTCGCGCGCGATGGTCAAGAAATTCAATATCGAGGATGTCGCCATGCGGCCCATCGGCGGCAGTCAGAGCGAGCGTTATCAGGCGATGGTCGCCAATCAGGTTCAAGGCGTGGTGATCACGCCGCCCCTCGACGTGCGCGCTAAGAACGACGGCTATAATATTACCTACCGGCTGATCGACATGGATATTCCGTTTATCTATAGCTCGCTGCACGCGAGCGGCCGGGCGCTGCGCAATCGGCCGGAAATGATCCAACGTATGGTTGCCGCCTTCGCCGAAGCGATCAGCTTCGTCGATCGAAATCCAGTGAAGGCCAAGGCGGCCATCGCCAAGATCATGCGCATCAAGGACGAAGAAGCGCTGCAGGTTTCATACAACGTTTACACCAAGGACATCGTCGACCGGCGCATGATCGTGCCGGGGACCGCCGTGGCCGACACCATCGAGCTGTTGCGTGCGTCCGGCTCGCCGGTCAAACGCAAGGCGGAAGAACTTTATGATAATAGCTTCGTCAATCATTTGGAGAAGAGTGGGTTTCAGAAAGAGCTTTGGGGTGAAAGGAAGTGAGCCCTGAAGCCGTCAGAATTCAGTAGTCAGAAGCCGGGCGATCCACTTTTGGTTTTATCTCGTCGCCGCGCGGCGCAAATCACGCTTGGGCTTGGTCTCGCGGCTTTTTTCGTCAACGTCGCCGCGCGCGGACATCCTTAGTTGACCAAGCCGGGCGGAGCGCCGCGCTGCTTGTCTTAATTTTTTGCTTTTGTTAGTCCTGCTGTTTCTATCTCACCATCTGAAAGGCGCGCAAAATGAAGACTCTCATCCAAGGCGGCTGGGTCGTCGGCTTTGACGGCAACCAACATGAAGTGATCAAGGACGGCGTCGTAGTTTACGACGGCAACCGCGTCGAGTTCGTCGGCAAGGAATATGCGCCGCCGGTGGACAATAAGATCGACGCCAAGGGCTGTCTGGTGTCGCCGGGTTTTATCGACACGCACTTTCACTCCGGCATCAATGCCAGCGATTACATCCTCAACGATTCCACCAAGACCGATTTCTTCGCGTCGAATTATCTTGCCCACGGTGGACCGACCCGCGAGGGCGCCCATGCGGCGCATTTGAAAGACGTCGAC
Coding sequences within it:
- a CDS encoding DegQ family serine endoprotease; its protein translation is MGGQRRHHSSTTSGPIGSPVWRRPDGRIFQRFFGQPAPRGPQRQGGQGSGFIIDNNGTILTNYHVVDGAQKIVVTLADGKNYDATVVGKDQKSDLAVIKIDAGRELPAVALGDSDRLEVGEWVMAIGNPFGLDHTVTSGIVSAKGRNIGSGPYDNFIQTDASINPGNSGGPLINLRGEVVGINTAIYSQSGGNIGIGFAIPANSVKELLPQLRSSGKVVRGYLGTSVQKVTLEIAESFGMKQARGALVAEVLKGSPAERAAVKAGDIIVEFDRKEIKDSSDLPIQVARVAPGTTVQVRVLRDGKEISLPLTVGEMKDNEVVTSVQEGGLGLTVQPLTPQLAENLGLERAEGLVITAVKPGSAAEEAGLKTGDVISEINRQPIKSLADYNRELARNDKAKSLLLLVRRGESSLFLALKR
- the crcB gene encoding fluoride efflux transporter CrcB, producing the protein MKAILLVGTGGFLGSVLRYLCAAWVFRIFDKPWFPVGTLAVNLLGCLVIGLLGGLAEQRRLFDQEVRLFVFVGILGGFTTFSAFAYETSILLRDTRPLAAWLNVGLQVFLGLFMVWLGGWLSRLVPTA
- a CDS encoding ABC transporter substrate-binding protein — protein: MTMGPCQRVLTTRKKVFCAAFMRILIFASLLLGGSQIAEANPYLARSGERPVPLRIATCAVSGGFAHLYTALENNLFDKYGFKIEHVFIRGSTSALAALYADEIQFLYCAADATLPALAAGLDVKLVAAPLVKLPYVLVTRKEIRRVEDLKGKALGVARAGDLSDRLSRAMVKKFNIEDVAMRPIGGSQSERYQAMVANQVQGVVITPPLDVRAKNDGYNITYRLIDMDIPFIYSSLHASGRALRNRPEMIQRMVAAFAEAISFVDRNPVKAKAAIAKIMRIKDEEALQVSYNVYTKDIVDRRMIVPGTAVADTIELLRASGSPVKRKAEELYDNSFVNHLEKSGFQKELWGERK